In one Paenibacillus sp. JQZ6Y-1 genomic region, the following are encoded:
- a CDS encoding ComEA family DNA-binding protein: MIQYTNRSLKWEILQSWWMIFVFVPFGFVSFIAFLYAGLKVRKFKWVIYAVFYFFVCLFFPFNMSGQSDTYINIIMVTDMVMWIVSIIGAARIRPVFLRLLAIREDERRYQLQQQYPSPTYSNTQDSQPNDPYDPYRDLQQPINKTWSSEANSPAYAAPAGGIHLYKDTRLHINTATEAQLAAMPQIGTILAQTIIAKRNEIGQFDSMQHFAQELNLPLHLVERLEPHLQFHSSSYR, from the coding sequence GTGATCCAGTATACGAATCGCTCATTGAAATGGGAAATACTGCAAAGCTGGTGGATGATTTTTGTATTCGTTCCATTCGGTTTTGTATCATTTATCGCATTTCTATACGCAGGATTAAAAGTTAGAAAGTTTAAATGGGTTATATATGCTGTGTTTTATTTTTTTGTTTGTCTGTTCTTTCCATTTAACATGAGTGGACAGAGTGACACTTATATCAATATCATCATGGTTACTGATATGGTGATGTGGATTGTATCTATCATCGGTGCAGCACGAATTCGCCCTGTTTTTCTAAGATTACTAGCGATTCGGGAGGATGAACGACGCTACCAGTTGCAGCAGCAATATCCTTCGCCTACGTATTCCAATACGCAAGATAGTCAGCCAAACGATCCCTATGACCCCTATCGTGATCTTCAGCAGCCTATAAATAAAACGTGGAGTTCAGAAGCGAATAGTCCTGCGTACGCTGCTCCAGCAGGTGGTATTCATTTGTACAAAGATACACGTCTGCATATCAATACGGCAACAGAAGCACAATTGGCAGCTATGCCACAGATTGGGACGATTCTAGCACAGACAATTATAGCGAAACGCAATGAGATTGGGCAGTTTGACTCTATGCAGCACTTTGCACAGGAGTTGAATCTTCCGCTTCATTTGGTGGAACGATTGGAGCCTCATTTGCAATTCCATTCTTCGTCCTATCGCTAA
- a CDS encoding DUF1450 domain-containing protein, which translates to MKTIQYCPKNDKLGTKQVHADIAREYPDVKQQRKGCLKECKICRRQPFVKVGKKLICADTPEQLYEQLSLLIRKQDEPSKNEDTSHTTKKKNKADKKAKKNKKDKNTKPKNKEKQKNKIKDKKRNKLAG; encoded by the coding sequence ATGAAAACAATCCAATACTGTCCTAAAAACGACAAGCTCGGTACCAAACAGGTTCATGCCGATATTGCGCGTGAGTATCCCGATGTGAAGCAGCAACGTAAAGGATGTCTAAAAGAATGCAAAATCTGCCGCCGTCAGCCATTTGTCAAAGTTGGCAAAAAGCTGATTTGCGCCGACACACCGGAACAGCTATATGAGCAGCTGAGTCTGCTCATTCGTAAACAGGACGAACCATCCAAAAACGAGGATACATCGCATACTACCAAAAAGAAGAACAAAGCAGACAAGAAGGCAAAAAAGAATAAAAAAGATAAGAACACTAAACCAAAGAATAAAGAAAAACAAAAGAACAAGATCAAAGACAAAAAGCGTAATAAGCTTGCTGGATAG
- a CDS encoding CAP domain-containing protein, with the protein MVSIKLAIKRMMMTTTAAAVLAGTATFAIQPSANAAATAAISNTNLATIQMASADSTNDAAILKVIKLVNQQRSNAGLKPLSVNANLQKVAQVKANDMAKNGYFDHTSPTYGTPFKMMKTYGITYTYAGENIAKGQSSAAEVMNDWMNSPGHKANILNKNYTQIGVGLKNGVWVQEFIRK; encoded by the coding sequence ATGGTATCCATCAAGCTTGCTATCAAACGTATGATGATGACAACAACCGCTGCTGCCGTCTTGGCAGGTACAGCTACATTTGCTATTCAACCTTCCGCGAATGCTGCAGCCACTGCTGCAATATCCAATACGAATCTGGCTACCATTCAAATGGCATCTGCCGACAGTACGAATGACGCCGCTATTCTCAAAGTGATCAAGCTGGTCAATCAACAGCGTTCCAATGCTGGCTTAAAGCCGCTTAGTGTAAATGCCAATCTGCAAAAGGTAGCGCAGGTGAAAGCGAACGATATGGCGAAAAACGGTTATTTTGACCATACTTCACCTACGTACGGTACACCATTCAAAATGATGAAAACCTATGGGATTACGTATACGTATGCAGGCGAGAATATTGCCAAAGGTCAATCATCGGCTGCGGAAGTGATGAACGATTGGATGAACAGCCCCGGGCATAAAGCGAATATTTTGAATAAAAACTATACCCAGATCGGTGTCGGTCTGAAAAATGGCGTATGGGTACAGGAATTTATCCGTAAATAA
- a CDS encoding GNAT family N-acetyltransferase — protein MSTNVLLPVAKVRKFESKDVQALTSLMRELRYPMTESVLRDRMEALEGKSQFLTLVAERNDQVVGMIALYRKTSYDTGQQTSQITGLVIAESHRGRGIGRELITAAEQQAREAGDRSVFVTGMNRDERLSSCSFYQHMGYEKIGCNFIKSM, from the coding sequence ATGTCGACTAATGTTTTATTGCCAGTTGCAAAGGTCCGTAAGTTTGAAAGTAAGGATGTTCAGGCGCTCACTTCACTGATGCGCGAACTTCGTTACCCGATGACGGAAAGTGTACTGCGCGACCGGATGGAAGCGTTGGAAGGCAAATCCCAGTTTTTGACGCTGGTAGCAGAACGGAATGATCAAGTGGTGGGCATGATCGCCCTGTATCGCAAAACATCGTATGATACAGGACAACAGACGTCGCAGATTACCGGTCTGGTGATTGCGGAATCGCATCGCGGACGCGGAATCGGTCGCGAACTGATTACCGCAGCGGAACAGCAGGCTCGTGAAGCAGGCGACCGTTCGGTATTCGTAACGGGTATGAATCGCGATGAGCGTTTGTCCTCCTGCTCGTTTTACCAGCATATGGGCTATGAGAAGATTGGCTGCAATTTTATCAAATCCATGTAA
- the purT gene encoding formate-dependent phosphoribosylglycinamide formyltransferase, producing MWGAPNSRHAKKILMLGSGELGKEVVIEAQRLGVECIAVDRYPEAPAMQVAHRYHVIDMLDGQELRRVIELEQPDYIVPEIEAIATDVLVELEQEGYHVIPTATAARLTMDREGIRRLASETLGLPTAAYRFADNLEQLQEAVAVLGTPCVVKPLMSSSGKGQSVCRTPEDAESCWNIALEGARGKSVRVIVEAFVHFESEITLLTVRSASGTLFCPPIGHIQRDGDYVESWQPHHMTAEQLEQAQHIAGTITEHLSGYGLFGVELFLSKEGVIFSEVSPRPHDTGMVTMVTQDLSEFALHVRAILGFEIPGVHLLTPGASATLKATQASTDYVVGGLEEALKLPRTQVRVFGKPDTKPGRRMAVALSADESVEIARKRAVQAAALLKEEYVHVD from the coding sequence ATGTGGGGGGCACCAAATTCTCGCCATGCCAAAAAGATTCTGATGCTTGGTAGTGGAGAACTTGGCAAGGAAGTTGTTATCGAAGCACAGCGGCTCGGAGTGGAATGTATCGCTGTCGACCGCTACCCGGAAGCACCGGCTATGCAGGTGGCGCATCGTTATCATGTGATTGACATGCTCGATGGGCAAGAACTGCGCCGGGTGATCGAATTGGAGCAACCGGATTATATCGTACCTGAAATTGAAGCTATTGCCACAGACGTACTGGTAGAACTGGAACAGGAAGGCTATCATGTGATTCCTACCGCGACTGCCGCTAGACTGACCATGGACCGTGAGGGGATACGCCGTCTGGCATCCGAGACATTGGGATTGCCAACCGCTGCGTACCGGTTTGCGGACAATCTGGAGCAGCTGCAAGAAGCGGTTGCTGTACTAGGCACTCCCTGCGTGGTGAAGCCATTGATGAGTTCCTCTGGCAAAGGGCAGAGCGTCTGCCGTACACCAGAAGATGCAGAATCCTGCTGGAATATTGCGCTAGAGGGCGCGCGCGGCAAGTCCGTGCGGGTTATCGTCGAGGCTTTCGTTCATTTTGAAAGTGAAATTACACTGCTGACGGTGCGTTCAGCATCCGGCACGTTGTTCTGTCCACCAATTGGACACATTCAGCGTGACGGTGATTATGTGGAATCTTGGCAGCCGCATCACATGACTGCGGAGCAGCTGGAGCAGGCACAGCATATTGCCGGCACCATTACGGAACATCTGAGTGGGTACGGATTGTTCGGAGTGGAGCTGTTTTTGTCCAAGGAGGGCGTGATTTTCAGCGAAGTTTCGCCGCGTCCGCATGATACTGGTATGGTCACGATGGTTACTCAGGATCTGTCCGAATTTGCTCTGCATGTTAGAGCAATTCTCGGCTTCGAGATTCCGGGGGTTCATCTGCTCACACCGGGCGCATCGGCAACACTGAAAGCAACACAGGCATCAACCGATTATGTTGTTGGCGGACTGGAAGAGGCATTGAAGCTGCCGCGTACGCAGGTCCGAGTATTCGGCAAACCGGACACCAAGCCGGGACGTCGAATGGCGGTAGCGCTCAGTGCTGACGAAAGTGTGGAAATCGCGCGGAAGCGCGCCGTGCAGGCGGCGGCTCTGCTAAAAGAGGAGTATGTACATGTCGACTAA
- a CDS encoding ABC transporter ATP-binding protein: MNNTSIDSRQKVNDTSSVRVEDRFVYQDDELIDKAFNWKQFSRLFGYMKPYARQILPFILLMMVLGTITKLSVPLITGAAIDRAIQPANGQPSLGLLYGLTALALGLYLIQWVANAYRIKYTNIIGQRVIYDLRNDLFTHIQRLSFSFFDKRPAGSVLVRVTNDVNSLQDLFTNGAVNVMIDCVQLIGIVVILMLINWKLGLAVILTVPIMFFVSTKLRKVIRRSWQEVRMKNSRINSHLNESIQGIRVTQAYTQEKQNMKYFDNMNMSSKQSWDKASALNQTFGPLIEVTGGLGSMILFGFGATLIASGEIEIGILVAFANYVSNFWDPINRLGNMYNQLLVAMASSERIFEFMDEKPSVADKPDAQVLPRIRGDIVFEKVIFEYEPGRQALKGIDLNVKAGQSIALVGHTGSGKSTIINLISRFYDIKSGKITIDGYDIRDVTLESLRSQISIVLQDTFIFSGTIRDNIRFGRLDATDEEVEAAAQAVHAHTFIEKLPKGYDTEVEERGNVLSMGQRQLLSFARALLADPRILILDEATASIDTETELRIQEALKVLLQDRTSFIVAHRLSTIRHADHIVVLDHGEIKEEGSHTELIQHQGVYNGLIEAQFRFL, from the coding sequence ATGAACAATACATCCATTGATAGCCGCCAAAAGGTAAACGATACCTCGTCCGTACGCGTAGAGGATCGGTTCGTCTATCAGGATGATGAACTGATCGACAAAGCGTTTAACTGGAAGCAATTCAGCCGCCTGTTCGGATACATGAAGCCATATGCGCGTCAAATCCTACCATTTATTCTACTGATGATGGTACTTGGAACGATTACCAAGCTGTCGGTTCCGCTGATCACGGGAGCGGCGATTGATCGGGCGATTCAGCCCGCGAATGGTCAACCAAGTCTCGGTCTGCTGTACGGCTTGACCGCGCTGGCGCTTGGATTGTATCTCATTCAGTGGGTCGCCAATGCGTATCGGATCAAATATACCAATATCATCGGTCAGCGTGTGATCTATGATCTGCGTAACGATCTGTTCACGCATATTCAGCGGCTATCGTTTTCCTTTTTCGATAAACGACCTGCCGGTTCTGTGCTTGTACGGGTCACCAATGATGTGAACTCGCTTCAAGATCTGTTTACCAATGGTGCGGTTAACGTCATGATCGACTGTGTACAGCTGATTGGTATCGTTGTGATTCTGATGCTGATCAACTGGAAGCTGGGGCTTGCTGTCATTTTGACGGTGCCGATTATGTTCTTCGTATCGACCAAGCTGCGCAAAGTGATTCGCCGTTCGTGGCAGGAGGTACGGATGAAGAACTCGCGTATCAACTCCCATTTGAACGAATCGATTCAGGGTATTCGTGTCACGCAGGCATATACACAGGAAAAGCAAAACATGAAATACTTCGACAACATGAACATGTCCAGCAAGCAGTCATGGGACAAAGCCTCCGCTCTGAACCAAACCTTCGGACCGTTGATTGAAGTCACCGGTGGACTTGGCTCCATGATCCTGTTTGGCTTCGGTGCAACGCTCATCGCCAGTGGCGAGATCGAGATCGGTATTCTGGTTGCGTTCGCCAACTATGTCAGCAACTTCTGGGACCCGATCAACCGTCTAGGAAATATGTATAATCAGCTGCTGGTAGCGATGGCATCATCGGAACGCATTTTTGAATTTATGGATGAAAAGCCGTCCGTCGCCGACAAACCAGATGCCCAAGTATTGCCGCGCATCCGAGGTGATATTGTATTTGAAAAAGTCATTTTCGAATATGAGCCGGGTCGTCAGGCGCTAAAAGGCATCGACTTGAACGTCAAGGCTGGACAATCCATTGCACTGGTTGGTCATACCGGCTCCGGCAAATCGACCATTATCAATTTGATCAGTCGTTTCTATGACATCAAAAGCGGCAAAATCACTATCGACGGCTACGATATTCGCGATGTGACATTAGAAAGCTTGCGCAGCCAAATCAGCATCGTACTACAGGACACTTTCATCTTCTCTGGCACCATTCGCGACAATATCCGTTTCGGTCGCCTGGATGCCACCGACGAAGAGGTCGAAGCCGCTGCCCAAGCTGTCCATGCTCATACCTTTATCGAAAAGCTACCAAAGGGTTACGACACCGAAGTGGAAGAACGCGGCAACGTGCTGTCCATGGGACAACGTCAGCTACTGTCCTTCGCCCGCGCCTTGCTGGCAGACCCACGAATTCTCATTCTAGATGAAGCTACCGCCAGCATCGACACCGAAACCGAACTGCGCATTCAAGAAGCACTAAAAGTACTGCTGCAAGACCGCACATCCTTCATCGTCGCTCACCGCCTATCCACCATCCGCCACGCCGACCACATCGTCGTGCTGGATCACGGCGAGATCAAAGAAGAAGGCAGCCATACCGAACTCATCCAACACCAAGGCGTCTACAACGGCTTAATCGAAGCCCAATTCCGTTTCCTGTAA